The Acidobacteriota bacterium genome has a window encoding:
- a CDS encoding CHAT domain-containing protein: MRHAKATKSFVRRTACVALSVACGWLLLAERAATSTPRAFADEFTRQQELPTLAPGQTIERAWEGGQPHLYRVYMQAGEYVNLRLQILAGKFYFSVTLLTPDGKRIEGTQENNEVEGQNSPAQSAIAQFTGDYLVEVRAGMSVRSNPDNSALPACYALTLTALRLPTEQDKDRVGAWLSFTEAQRNHGLDTSESLAKAKILYLKARELFHRTGESRTERRVLEMLADIHNSLGEYEQAAEVSNQSIALSRSLGDLNGESNALMCLGEAYIHLNDYAQALEAFQRALPLWQTQGKGATWGVGWTFHSMATCYHLLGERRKAVEYGEAAFKAYQAVDYNQHEHNRGSAGSVTNLGRAYLALGEIQKAIDALNLGLEYWRKAAEVWGEARVYYYFGDLYFTLGDLPAATENYQQALAKWRISNDPNDIGNVLRSLGRVYLKSADYAAAARCLNEALELGRKYKQRRGEAEALALFGQLYSATAEKPQALEHYQQALALWREIGARSGEAATLTGLGEVHQALGDNQTARDCLQQALQLHRAVQAPEGEAQTLFLLARTERSLGLLPEARRDIETALSLIESLRASVISQNLRASYLASVRDYYEFYLDLLLQPAHNPARREADTRLALHLSERASARSLLESLGEIRANLTQGGDAALLARERELQQLLNGKSEYQVRLLSGKHSAEQAAALAAEIKSVLSQLQETQTRIRAVSPRYAVLTQPQPLTAEQIQHELLDENTLLLEYALGEEHSYLFAVTPRAVTSYELPKRAEIEAQAARVYSLLTARNREVKGETPRQTQQRATRAEAELPAQAAALSQMILGPVAAQLGGQRLLIVAQGKLQFIPFSALPDPASHASATPEPLLVKHEIVYLPSASTLAVLRREMAGRQPAPKTLALLADPVFETDDPRFKQQLGQQLGQKLGRTAGSSRLQTPPDGVSPAHSRALLRAAEVFNETGASLQFHRLANTGWEADHIAPLVPAARALKATGFAANRVQAVSGALADYRIVHFASHSFLHSAHPELSGLVLSLLDAQGRTQDGFLRLHDIYNLRLNADLVVLSACQTALGKEVKGEGLLSLARGFMYAGAPRVVVSAWKIEDRASATLMVKFYKHLLGAPRLSPAAALRAAQLEMWRDREFAAPYFWAGFVLQGEWK; this comes from the coding sequence ATGCGCCACGCCAAAGCTACAAAATCCTTCGTCCGCCGCACGGCTTGCGTCGCGCTTAGTGTTGCTTGCGGATGGCTGCTTCTTGCGGAGCGTGCGGCAACCAGCACGCCGCGCGCTTTTGCGGATGAATTCACCCGTCAGCAGGAACTGCCCACGCTCGCGCCCGGCCAAACCATCGAGCGCGCGTGGGAAGGTGGGCAGCCGCATCTTTATCGCGTGTATATGCAGGCGGGCGAGTATGTCAATTTGCGGCTTCAGATTTTGGCGGGGAAGTTTTATTTCAGCGTCACGCTGCTTACACCCGATGGAAAAAGAATTGAAGGCACGCAGGAAAACAACGAGGTGGAAGGGCAAAATTCTCCAGCACAGTCGGCTATCGCTCAATTCACCGGTGATTACTTGGTGGAAGTCCGTGCCGGCATGAGCGTGCGTTCAAACCCTGACAACAGTGCGCTACCTGCCTGCTACGCGCTTACGCTGACTGCTTTACGTCTTCCCACCGAACAGGACAAAGACCGTGTTGGGGCCTGGCTTTCGTTCACCGAGGCGCAACGGAATCACGGCCTGGACACCAGCGAGTCACTGGCAAAAGCAAAAATTCTTTATCTGAAAGCACGCGAGTTGTTTCACCGAACCGGCGAGTCCCGGACTGAGAGAAGAGTGCTTGAAATGCTGGCTGACATTCATAATTCGCTTGGCGAGTATGAACAGGCAGCCGAAGTTTCCAACCAGTCAATCGCCTTATCTCGCTCGCTGGGAGACCTCAATGGTGAATCCAACGCGCTGATGTGTCTGGGTGAAGCCTACATTCACCTCAACGATTACGCGCAGGCGCTTGAAGCCTTTCAACGGGCATTGCCGCTTTGGCAGACGCAAGGGAAAGGGGCTACTTGGGGCGTGGGCTGGACGTTCCACTCAATGGCTACGTGTTACCACTTGTTGGGAGAAAGGCGGAAGGCCGTTGAATACGGCGAAGCGGCGTTCAAGGCTTATCAAGCGGTGGATTACAACCAGCACGAACATAATCGCGGCTCGGCTGGTTCGGTAACGAATTTGGGTAGAGCCTATCTGGCTTTGGGGGAAATACAGAAAGCGATTGATGCGCTCAATCTTGGGCTTGAATACTGGCGGAAAGCTGCGGAGGTTTGGGGTGAGGCGCGGGTTTATTACTACTTTGGCGATCTCTATTTCACGCTCGGTGATTTGCCCGCAGCCACGGAAAACTACCAGCAAGCACTTGCCAAGTGGCGCATCTCGAATGATCCGAATGATATTGGCAATGTGCTGCGGAGTCTGGGCCGGGTCTATCTGAAGAGCGCTGATTACGCTGCTGCCGCGCGTTGCTTGAACGAAGCACTCGAACTTGGCCGCAAGTATAAACAGCGGCGTGGAGAAGCGGAGGCGCTGGCATTGTTCGGCCAGCTTTACAGCGCAACCGCTGAAAAGCCACAGGCGCTTGAACATTATCAGCAAGCCCTGGCCCTCTGGCGCGAGATTGGCGCACGCAGCGGCGAAGCGGCCACGCTGACCGGACTCGGCGAGGTTCATCAAGCGCTGGGTGACAACCAAACCGCGCGCGATTGCCTGCAACAAGCCTTGCAACTCCACCGCGCCGTGCAAGCGCCCGAAGGCGAGGCGCAGACGCTCTTCTTGCTGGCGCGCACCGAACGCAGCCTCGGTCTGTTGCCGGAAGCGCGCCGCGACATCGAAACCGCACTCAGCCTGATCGAATCGTTGCGCGCCAGCGTCATCAGCCAGAATTTGCGTGCTTCGTATCTCGCCAGCGTGCGCGACTATTACGAGTTCTACCTCGATCTGTTGCTGCAACCGGCGCACAACCCGGCGCGCCGTGAGGCTGACACGCGGCTGGCGCTGCATCTCAGCGAACGCGCCTCGGCGCGCAGCCTGCTGGAATCGTTGGGTGAAATCCGCGCGAATCTTACGCAGGGTGGTGACGCCGCGTTACTCGCGCGCGAACGCGAGTTGCAACAGTTGCTCAACGGCAAGTCCGAATATCAAGTGCGTTTGCTCAGTGGCAAACACAGCGCCGAGCAGGCGGCAGCCCTGGCCGCTGAAATCAAAAGCGTCCTCAGCCAATTGCAAGAAACCCAGACGCGCATTCGTGCCGTCAGCCCACGCTATGCCGTGTTGACGCAACCGCAGCCGCTGACGGCTGAACAGATTCAACACGAATTGCTGGATGAAAACACCCTGCTGCTCGAATACGCCTTGGGTGAAGAGCACAGCTATCTGTTCGCCGTTACGCCGCGCGCCGTGACCAGTTACGAATTACCAAAACGCGCGGAGATCGAAGCGCAGGCGGCGCGTGTTTACTCTTTGCTGACCGCGCGCAATCGGGAAGTGAAGGGCGAAACGCCGCGCCAGACGCAACAACGCGCCACGCGCGCCGAGGCTGAATTACCCGCGCAGGCCGCCGCTTTGAGCCAAATGATTCTCGGCCCCGTCGCCGCGCAATTGGGCGGCCAACGCTTGCTGATCGTCGCGCAGGGCAAATTGCAATTCATTCCCTTCAGCGCGCTGCCTGATCCGGCCAGCCACGCTTCCGCCACGCCTGAGCCGCTGCTGGTAAAACACGAGATTGTTTATCTGCCCTCGGCTTCGACGCTAGCCGTCTTGCGCCGCGAGATGGCCGGACGGCAGCCCGCACCGAAAACGCTTGCACTGCTGGCCGACCCGGTGTTTGAAACGGATGACCCGCGCTTCAAACAACAGCTTGGGCAACAGCTTGGGCAAAAACTTGGGCGCACCGCCGGGTCAAGTCGCCTGCAAACGCCGCCGGACGGCGTGTCGCCCGCGCATTCGCGTGCCTTGTTGCGCGCGGCGGAAGTTTTCAACGAGACGGGTGCGTCATTGCAGTTTCATCGTCTGGCCAACACCGGTTGGGAAGCCGACCACATCGCCCCGCTCGTGCCCGCCGCGCGCGCGCTCAAAGCCACGGGCTTCGCCGCCAACCGCGTGCAAGCCGTCAGCGGTGCGCTCGCCGATTACCGGATTGTGCATTTCGCTTCGCACAGCTTTTTGCACAGCGCGCATCCCGAACTGTCGGGTCTGGTGCTCTCGCTGCTCGACGCACAAGGGCGCACGCAAGATGGCTTCCTGCGCCTGCACGATATTTACAACCTGCGGCTCAACGCCGATCTGGTGGTGCTGAGCGCCTGCCAAACCGCGCTCGGCAAAGAGGTCAAAGGCGAAGGGCTGCTAAGTCTGGCGCGCGGCTTTATGTACGCCGGCGCGCCGCGCGTGGTGGTCAGCGCCTGGAAGATCGAAGACCGCGCTTCGGCCACGCTGATGGTCAAGTTTTATAAACACCTGTTGGGCGCGCCGCGCTTATCGCCCGCCGCTGCCTTGCGTGCGGCGCAGTTGGAGATGTGGCGTGACCGCGAGTTTGCCGCGCCGTATTTTTGGGCGGGCTTCGTGTTGCAAGGCGAATGGAAATAA